The Pirellulales bacterium DNA segment GGTCGGCCTATCCCGTTTCCCGAGGAGGTGTTTCATGGTTCGTTGGCGCGCGCACAGCAGGTATCCATTTTGGCAATTGCGCGGTGAAGTCGAACGCGCAATGGGTGATTTTTTTGGATCGCAAGGGGCGTCGACTCCCTGGACGCAGGGGCGTGTTTTCCCGGCCGTCAACGTTTGGGAGGAAGGCGAGCAACTCTTCGCCGAGGCCGAGCTGCCGGGCACAAAGAGCGAGGACGTCGACGTCTCGGTCACCGGGGACGAGCTGACGATTCGTGGTCGCCGGT contains these protein-coding regions:
- a CDS encoding Hsp20/alpha crystallin family protein, yielding MVRWRAHSRYPFWQLRGEVERAMGDFFGSQGASTPWTQGRVFPAVNVWEEGEQLFAEAELPGTKSEDVDVSVTGDELTIRGRRSPAAADGGAYYRRERGVGEFSRTLRLPYEVDANSVEATLRDGVLLLKLPKALSARPRKIEVQTGGQQ